The Posidoniimonas polymericola genome includes the window GCTCGATCAAAGACATTACTGATTTCAAACTCAGCGCCGAGGCGAACCGCGAACGCGAACGCCGGCTGTTCCGGCGGCAGCGGATGGACGCCCTCGACTGCCTGGCGAGCGGCATTTCGCACGAGTTCAACAACCTGCTGCAGGCGATCCGCGGCTACATCTCATTCGCGGCCGGCAGCCTCGACCCCGAGCTCGAGGCCTTCGACGACCTCTGCAAGGCGACCGAGGCGGTCGACCGCGCAGCGCTGCTGACCCGCCGCCTGCTCGACTTCGCGGGCGCCGAGGAGCAGCCGGAGCACCTGATCGACCTGCACGAGACCGTGCTCGGGCTGGTGGATCTGGTGCGGCCCATTATCGGCGGCGACCTCAGCTTCCGCAGCGACCTCTGCGAACAAACCCTGATGGTCCGAGGCGACGAGACCTCGCTGCGTCAGTCGCTGCTGAACCTCTGCATCAACGCCCGGGACGCCATGCCCTCTGGGGGCGAGTTGCTGGTCCGCACCGAGCTGTTCGAGCTCAGCGCAGAGCACGGAGCTTCAATCGGGGAACTCAAACCGGGCCCGTACGCCCGCATTGTCGTCAGCGACACCGGCTCGGGCATCCCCGAGCACCACCGCGATAAGGTCTTCCAGCCGTTCTACACCACCAAGGAGATCGGCAAGGGGACGGGCCTCGGGCTGCCATCGGTGCTGGGGACGGTCGAGGGCTACGGGGGCCACATCGAGCTGCAGACGCAGGTCAATGTCGGCACCACCTTCGCCATCTACCTGCCCGTGGAACGCGGTGCCCTCGGATCGACCGAGCCGCCGCCAACCGCCAACGGCGGCAGCGTGCTGTACGTCGAGGACGACCCGGTGGCCCGGGGAGTCGGCCGGCGGATGCTCGAGGCCAGTGGCTTCGCGGTCACGGTGGCCGACTCGGGGATCATCGCCCTGGAGCTGCTGCGTTCCCGCGGCGAGACCTTCGACGCCGTCGTGCTGGATATCTCTCTGCCCGGGCTTACCGGCCCGCAGGTGCTGCGTGAGGCCCGGAGCTTCCTGCCCGAACTGCCGTGCGTGATGTGCTCGGGGCACGTCCTGCGGTCGCACCGAGGGATGGACGGGCTCGACATCGACGCGGTGCTGCTGAAACCCTTCGACGCGTACCAAATCTCACAGGCGATCCATGCCAGCCTGTCGCCGGCCGGCCGCGTCACCGAACTTTCATCCCAAGCTGTGCGTTAGCTTGCCTAGGTGCGTCCTTATGGAATTCACTGGATACCGAGCCCTGGTGGTCGACGACGAGCCCTACGTGCGCGACCTGGCGTCGCGCTCGCTGGCCAAGCGTTCGCTGCAGTGCGACGTCGCCTCGGACGGCGAAGAAGCACTGGTCCTCGCCAGCCGCTACGCGTACGATGCCGTCATCACCGACCTGCGGATGCCCCGCTGCCACGGGCACTCGCTGGCCGCCGAGCTGCTGGCCTGGCCGAACCGCCCCAAGATCATCGTTCTGACCGGCCTGGCCGAGCCCCGCCTGGTGGAAGACCTGCGTCACCGCGGCGTCGACGAGGTGCTGCACAAGCCGATCGACTTCGACGAGCTCGCCTCGCGGGTCGCCTCGCTCATCGACCCGGCCTTTGTCGACGACGACGACATCGAGAGCCCCAAGAGCCAGCTGCTGCTCTCCAAGATCGAGATCTCCCTGACCGAGCTGAGCGAGATGTTTGCCGAACGGCTTGAGGGCATCTTCGAGGTCGACGAGGCCCTGATTGATCCTCCCTCGGCGGTCAACGACTACATCATCCGGCTGGAAGAGGAAGAGGCGCTCGCAGAGCAGAACGCCCCCAACGGCAGCAAGAAAGCCAGGGCCGCGGAAGTCATGAAGCGGCGCCGCGAACGCGCCCGGGTCAAGGCGGTGGCGCTCGCCGTCCCGGTGACCCGCCACTTCGTCCGGTGCGGCCAGCCCTTCAGCCTCGCACTCCGCGACGTCTCGGAGTCGGGCGTCCGGCTGCTGCACACCAGGGCGT containing:
- a CDS encoding PAS domain-containing hybrid sensor histidine kinase/response regulator; protein product: MQEPTNNPSFRRASVQSAPWERALMGSNDGLWEWRPNGETWASPQFWRLLDFPEDGAGAPQDFTTLIHPSDYPRSMETMRACCVDCKPFDLQFRMQSSIGEFRWFRAHALVYKDASDKPFSLSGSIKDITDFKLSAEANRERERRLFRRQRMDALDCLASGISHEFNNLLQAIRGYISFAAGSLDPELEAFDDLCKATEAVDRAALLTRRLLDFAGAEEQPEHLIDLHETVLGLVDLVRPIIGGDLSFRSDLCEQTLMVRGDETSLRQSLLNLCINARDAMPSGGELLVRTELFELSAEHGASIGELKPGPYARIVVSDTGSGIPEHHRDKVFQPFYTTKEIGKGTGLGLPSVLGTVEGYGGHIELQTQVNVGTTFAIYLPVERGALGSTEPPPTANGGSVLYVEDDPVARGVGRRMLEASGFAVTVADSGIIALELLRSRGETFDAVVLDISLPGLTGPQVLREARSFLPELPCVMCSGHVLRSHRGMDGLDIDAVLLKPFDAYQISQAIHASLSPAGRVTELSSQAVR
- a CDS encoding response regulator; this translates as MEFTGYRALVVDDEPYVRDLASRSLAKRSLQCDVASDGEEALVLASRYAYDAVITDLRMPRCHGHSLAAELLAWPNRPKIIVLTGLAEPRLVEDLRHRGVDEVLHKPIDFDELASRVASLIDPAFVDDDDIESPKSQLLLSKIEISLTELSEMFAERLEGIFEVDEALIDPPSAVNDYIIRLEEEEALAEQNAPNGSKKARAAEVMKRRRERARVKAVALAVPVTRHFVRCGQPFSLALRDVSESGVRLLHTRASSSEYLALKWSCQTLPFREIEVVSKVMRCEPLSRFYDYGCQFVLAD